From Chryseobacterium joostei, the proteins below share one genomic window:
- a CDS encoding outer membrane beta-barrel protein, with product MKKIILLLILIFNVLILHAQKLYIDGKVSDTEKKPLENVTIYLLKQKDSSIVNYTATNKEGKFSLKIDEVKEPSILKIDAEKLSYSKAFEKIEQSLSLGDIELSKKEVITIDEVKITVSPVKVKNDTIEFNAAAIKVRPDSKIEELLKQIPGVEIGNDGKITANGKEVDQIMVNGKPFFDKDGKIALQNLPADIIKNIQFTTTKTKEEELSGKPPKSQNTTINFNIDEKKNKGLLSRLTLGYGSDKRYEGSGLLSYFKGDSKISLLASSNNINSKSISADDVFDNMGRGRGSGTQNSSSGIQKSTTIGLNYNDKLGNDADLDNLSLKYSKSEMETRSKVSRTTLLPDYTLKTNSESNGDNESKQYSFETSARIKLDSMTNIYIMPSFSKSENFSLSRSTSSTLRDEKLLNESTSSTQTNGESNTFAPNIYFTKNLKKKGRSISANINTSISETKNDNINQSQNIFYKESDITTDNRNQLQRTRGQSNNYTFTTVYTEPISDSATVSFGLQYNSKLSLDVRDFSDFDPATGQYSQYNTRLSNSMDQKINQFSPELSFFLYKKKFNAWSTVNFDISDMKVNSVFNGQLYDLQKNFFLPRYTVNFQYVFSDRKRLTLMNSSNFNIPDAEKLIPYKDESDPLITYTGNPDLKNTWTNSSNISFSSFNIVNNFNYYINAGFTYRNNDITQYSQYDSSGKQIVTYSNISGNKNFNVSSGLTKTFKWKDNKLSINPRFSMSYTYNNGFINGQLFKSNSYSFNPGLNLSYEIKDKLTIKPSYKLGYSLSNYSNYRVDKVNTANQSLKLELTNYLFQSRLIFGNDFEYNTNSNIAPGFKKDFYFWNTSLGYSFYNKQFIAKVKVYDVLNQNQSVRRTITDSYFEDREDLILKRYIMFSLSMKLNKFAGKKPKKK from the coding sequence ATGAAGAAAATTATTCTGCTACTGATCTTGATATTCAATGTCCTGATTCTTCATGCTCAGAAATTGTATATTGACGGAAAAGTATCTGATACTGAAAAGAAACCTCTGGAAAATGTCACGATATATCTTTTAAAACAAAAAGATTCCTCCATTGTCAACTACACTGCTACGAATAAAGAAGGTAAATTTTCTTTGAAGATTGATGAAGTAAAAGAGCCATCTATCCTAAAAATTGATGCTGAAAAATTATCATATTCAAAAGCATTCGAAAAAATAGAACAATCATTATCCCTTGGAGATATAGAACTTAGCAAAAAGGAAGTGATTACGATTGATGAGGTAAAAATCACTGTTTCTCCCGTAAAGGTAAAGAATGACACTATAGAATTCAATGCAGCAGCCATTAAGGTACGTCCTGACAGTAAAATTGAGGAACTTTTGAAGCAAATTCCCGGGGTAGAAATTGGCAATGATGGAAAAATTACAGCCAACGGAAAAGAAGTGGATCAGATCATGGTTAATGGAAAACCTTTTTTTGATAAGGATGGTAAAATTGCCCTGCAAAACCTACCTGCCGACATTATTAAGAATATCCAGTTTACTACCACCAAAACAAAGGAGGAAGAACTGAGCGGAAAACCTCCAAAATCTCAAAATACAACCATTAATTTCAATATTGATGAAAAGAAAAACAAAGGTCTTCTTTCAAGATTGACGCTGGGCTACGGATCAGATAAACGGTATGAGGGAAGCGGATTGCTAAGTTATTTTAAAGGAGATTCCAAGATCAGTCTTTTGGCTTCCTCTAATAATATTAATTCGAAAAGTATTTCTGCGGATGATGTGTTTGATAATATGGGACGTGGCAGAGGTTCGGGAACGCAAAACAGCAGTAGTGGTATTCAAAAATCTACCACCATTGGCCTTAATTATAATGACAAACTTGGAAATGATGCAGATCTTGATAACCTCAGCCTAAAATATTCAAAGTCTGAGATGGAAACCCGTTCCAAGGTTTCAAGAACTACACTTCTTCCGGATTATACGCTAAAAACCAATTCTGAAAGTAACGGTGATAATGAATCGAAACAATATAGCTTTGAAACTTCAGCGAGAATAAAGCTGGATTCGATGACCAACATTTATATAATGCCTTCTTTTTCAAAGTCTGAGAACTTCAGCTTGAGCAGATCAACTTCATCTACTTTAAGAGACGAGAAACTTCTGAATGAAAGCACGTCTTCCACCCAGACCAACGGAGAAAGCAATACATTCGCACCCAATATTTATTTTACCAAAAACCTGAAGAAAAAAGGGCGATCAATATCTGCCAACATCAACACTTCAATTTCTGAGACAAAAAATGACAATATCAATCAGTCCCAAAATATATTTTACAAGGAATCTGATATTACCACAGACAACAGAAATCAACTGCAAAGAACAAGGGGACAGAGCAATAATTATACTTTCACTACCGTATATACAGAGCCTATTTCAGATTCTGCAACGGTAAGCTTTGGATTACAATATAACTCAAAATTGTCCCTTGATGTAAGGGATTTTAGTGATTTTGACCCTGCCACCGGACAATATTCTCAATATAACACACGTCTTTCCAACAGTATGGATCAAAAGATCAATCAGTTTTCTCCGGAACTTTCTTTTTTCCTCTACAAAAAGAAATTCAACGCCTGGAGTACTGTTAATTTTGATATTTCAGATATGAAAGTAAACTCTGTATTCAATGGACAGCTATATGATCTTCAGAAAAATTTTTTCCTGCCCAGATATACGGTTAATTTTCAGTACGTTTTTTCTGACCGCAAGAGGTTAACCTTAATGAATTCTTCTAACTTTAATATTCCTGATGCAGAAAAATTAATTCCTTATAAGGATGAATCTGATCCATTAATTACCTATACCGGAAATCCTGATCTAAAAAACACATGGACAAACAGCAGCAATATTTCCTTTAGCAGCTTTAATATTGTAAATAATTTCAACTATTATATCAATGCAGGGTTTACCTATAGAAATAATGATATTACACAATATTCTCAATATGACAGCTCCGGAAAACAGATTGTAACCTACAGCAATATAAGCGGGAATAAAAACTTCAATGTAAGCTCAGGCTTAACCAAGACTTTTAAATGGAAAGACAATAAATTAAGCATTAATCCAAGATTCAGTATGAGTTATACTTATAACAACGGCTTTATCAATGGACAGCTATTTAAAAGTAATTCATACAGCTTCAATCCGGGACTGAATCTGAGCTATGAGATTAAGGATAAACTTACCATAAAACCCTCCTATAAACTGGGATACAGCCTTTCAAACTACTCCAATTACAGGGTAGACAAGGTGAATACAGCCAATCAGTCATTAAAACTGGAACTTACCAATTACCTGTTTCAAAGCAGACTTATCTTTGGGAATGACTTTGAATACAATACCAATTCTAATATTGCCCCTGGATTCAAAAAGGATTTTTACTTCTGGAATACCAGCTTGGGATATTCATTCTACAATAAGCAGTTTATCGCTAAAGTAAAGGTTTATGACGTATTAAATCAAAATCAAAGCGTAAGAAGAACCATTACGGATTCTTATTTTGAAGACCGCGAAGACTTAATTCTAAAGCGATACATTATGTTTTCTCTTAGTATGAAGCTTAATAAGTTTGCGGGCAAAAAACCGAAGAAAAAATAA
- a CDS encoding HAD family hydrolase, with translation MSLKAVLFDMDGVIVDTEPLHRKAYFKTFDELEIAVSEDLYTSFTGASTKRVCEALISKYDLSHTHEAIAGIKRSHFKDYFYNDDEFDLIPGVRKLIEHYHENGIKLILASSATMTTINMVFDKFGLEKYFSGKISGADLKESKPHPEVFLLAAEMAEEPVENCMVIEDSTNGILAAHRAKIFCAAYRSPHSKNQDYTLADTVISDYEELELDKISKYF, from the coding sequence ATGTCTTTAAAAGCTGTTCTTTTCGATATGGATGGGGTGATTGTAGACACAGAACCCTTGCATAGAAAAGCTTACTTCAAAACGTTTGATGAATTGGAAATTGCAGTTTCCGAAGATTTATACACTTCTTTTACCGGTGCTTCTACCAAAAGGGTCTGTGAAGCATTAATCAGTAAATATGACTTGAGCCATACTCACGAAGCCATTGCCGGAATCAAAAGATCTCACTTCAAGGATTATTTTTACAATGATGATGAGTTTGATTTAATTCCCGGGGTTAGAAAACTGATTGAGCATTATCATGAAAATGGAATCAAGCTTATTTTAGCTTCTTCTGCAACCATGACAACAATCAATATGGTTTTTGATAAATTCGGACTTGAAAAATATTTCAGTGGGAAGATCAGTGGTGCCGATTTAAAGGAATCCAAACCTCATCCCGAAGTATTTTTACTGGCAGCTGAAATGGCAGAAGAACCTGTAGAAAACTGTATGGTTATTGAAGATTCCACCAATGGAATTCTTGCAGCACATAGAGCAAAAATCTTCTGTGCGGCCTATAGAAGTCCACATTCAAAAAATCAGGACTATACATTGGCAGATACTGTTATTTCAGATTATGAAGAACTTGAACTCGATAAGATTTCTAAATACTTTTAA
- a CDS encoding SH3 domain-containing protein, producing MSTLQDKYSSVVAAAQSAGISNLQVQEQDGILYVSGGASNSAAKDAVWNALGAIDSTYSASDINIDVQVEGLASGASLTVATEDSNLNIRQEPSTEAAVVGKAAKGSSVTLIEQTSDDWWKVKNADGQEGYAYSRYLKA from the coding sequence ATGAGTACATTACAAGATAAATATTCAAGCGTAGTTGCAGCGGCTCAGTCTGCTGGAATTTCAAATCTTCAGGTTCAGGAGCAAGACGGAATTCTATATGTTTCCGGTGGTGCTTCCAATTCTGCAGCTAAAGATGCTGTATGGAATGCTTTAGGAGCTATTGACTCTACGTATTCTGCTTCAGACATCAATATTGACGTACAGGTGGAAGGGCTTGCTTCAGGAGCTTCTTTAACTGTAGCTACAGAAGATTCTAACCTAAACATCAGACAGGAGCCTTCTACAGAAGCTGCTGTTGTAGGTAAAGCTGCAAAAGGTTCTTCAGTAACTTTAATTGAACAAACTTCTGATGACTGGTGGAAAGTAAAAAATGCTGACGGGCAGGAAGGATATGCTTATTCAAGATATTTGAAAGCATAA
- the speB gene encoding agmatinase, with amino-acid sequence MRTYAGIPEENATLENSKVMLVTVPYDGTSTWGKGADKGPELFLNASENMELYDIETGTEPFLQGVYLAGEVSENSSPEAMTEAVYQKTKELLNNEGKIFTLFGGEHSVSIGSIRAVGEKFENLTVLQLDAHTDLRPEFHGSTSNHACAVFEANQKHNLVQVGIRSMDAEEAQYLPEGRVFFAHEIANNENWINDVLEKVSGNVYITIDLDAFDPSIAPSTGTPEPGGLQWYPTLELLRRVFEKCNVVAFDIVELMDSPMAKPTAFLSAKLYYKMLAYNDIYNNN; translated from the coding sequence ATGAGAACATACGCAGGAATTCCCGAAGAAAACGCAACGTTAGAGAATTCGAAGGTAATGTTGGTAACAGTTCCTTATGATGGAACTTCAACATGGGGAAAAGGAGCAGATAAAGGTCCAGAATTATTCTTAAACGCTTCTGAAAATATGGAGCTTTATGATATTGAAACAGGTACTGAACCATTTTTGCAGGGAGTATACCTGGCTGGTGAAGTGAGTGAAAACTCTAGCCCTGAGGCAATGACTGAAGCTGTTTACCAAAAAACAAAAGAGCTTTTGAACAATGAGGGAAAAATATTTACTCTTTTCGGTGGTGAGCACTCTGTTTCTATTGGTTCTATCCGTGCGGTAGGTGAGAAATTTGAGAATTTAACGGTTCTTCAATTAGACGCTCATACAGATCTACGTCCTGAGTTCCACGGTTCAACTTCTAACCATGCTTGTGCAGTATTTGAAGCAAATCAAAAGCATAACCTGGTTCAGGTGGGAATCCGTTCTATGGATGCAGAAGAAGCTCAATATCTACCGGAAGGAAGAGTATTCTTTGCTCACGAAATTGCTAACAACGAAAACTGGATCAATGATGTATTAGAAAAAGTTTCAGGAAACGTATATATTACGATTGACCTTGATGCTTTCGATCCTTCCATTGCACCTTCTACAGGAACTCCTGAGCCAGGTGGATTACAGTGGTACCCAACGTTGGAATTATTAAGAAGAGTATTTGAAAAATGTAATGTAGTGGCATTCGATATTGTAGAATTAATGGATTCTCCAATGGCTAAGCCAACCGCTTTCTTATCAGCGAAGTTATATTACAAAATGCTTGCTTATAACGATATTTATAACAACAACTAA
- a CDS encoding bifunctional helix-turn-helix domain-containing protein/methylated-DNA--[protein]-cysteine S-methyltransferase: protein MSTQSQIDYNRIAKAIEYIQSNFRLQPNLEEVAENIHLSPAHFQKIFTDWAGTSPKKFLQFISLEHAKNLLKEEKASIFDTAYETGLSSTSRLHDLFVKIEGMSPAEYKNGGKNLAINYSFSESPFGNILVASTEKGICHMAFENDKESALGNLKHKFPNASFFEKQDTLQKNALSIFDKDWTKLNTIKLHLKGTDFQLKVWESLLTIPMGKLSTYGSLAEKIGNSKASRAVGTAIGSNPVAFLIPCHRVIQSTGHLGGYRWGSDRKQLIVGWESSQIYS, encoded by the coding sequence ATGTCCACACAAAGTCAGATAGATTATAATAGAATTGCCAAAGCGATAGAGTATATCCAGAGCAATTTCAGGCTTCAGCCAAATTTGGAGGAAGTGGCAGAGAATATTCACTTGAGTCCGGCCCATTTTCAGAAGATATTTACAGATTGGGCAGGAACAAGTCCGAAGAAATTTTTGCAGTTCATCAGCCTTGAACATGCTAAAAATTTATTAAAGGAAGAAAAAGCAAGTATTTTTGATACCGCTTATGAAACGGGACTTTCCAGTACAAGCAGACTTCATGATCTGTTTGTGAAAATAGAAGGAATGTCTCCGGCAGAATATAAGAATGGAGGAAAAAACCTTGCCATTAATTATAGCTTTTCCGAAAGTCCTTTTGGAAACATATTGGTAGCATCTACAGAAAAAGGGATTTGCCATATGGCTTTTGAAAATGACAAAGAATCAGCATTAGGGAATTTAAAGCATAAATTTCCTAATGCTTCTTTTTTTGAAAAACAGGACACTCTTCAAAAAAATGCATTGTCCATATTCGATAAAGACTGGACCAAGCTCAATACTATCAAACTTCACTTAAAGGGTACCGATTTTCAGCTTAAAGTCTGGGAAAGTCTATTGACAATTCCCATGGGGAAATTATCTACTTATGGTAGCCTTGCTGAAAAAATAGGAAATTCTAAAGCATCCAGAGCTGTAGGAACGGCCATAGGAAGCAATCCGGTAGCATTTCTTATTCCGTGTCACCGTGTGATTCAATCTACGGGCCATCTTGGTGGTTACCGATGGGGAAGTGATAGGAAACAGTTGATTGTAGGCTGGGAAAGCTCACAAATCTATTCTTAA
- a CDS encoding alpha-ketoglutarate-dependent dioxygenase AlkB family protein, which produces MLSLFDETPDYPLSLLPHDGTVHYYGKVFTKEESDGYYDYLFNQIPWENDEAVIFGKLILTKRKVAWFGEKAFEYTYSNRTKYAKFWTPELLKLKQKCEEVSGETYNSCLLNLYHDGSEGMAYHSDGETDLKKHGAIASLTFGAERKFLFKHKSTKEKVEIFLETGSLLIMKGATQDHWLHRLPPTTKVKTPRVNLTFRTIEEE; this is translated from the coding sequence ATGCTAAGCTTGTTTGATGAAACACCAGATTATCCCTTAAGTCTTCTTCCACATGACGGCACTGTTCATTATTATGGAAAGGTTTTCACAAAAGAAGAATCTGATGGGTATTATGATTATCTGTTCAATCAAATTCCCTGGGAAAATGATGAGGCAGTGATCTTCGGAAAACTAATTCTAACCAAACGTAAAGTAGCGTGGTTTGGGGAAAAAGCATTTGAATATACGTATTCAAACAGAACAAAATATGCTAAATTCTGGACTCCTGAACTTTTGAAACTAAAACAGAAGTGTGAGGAGGTTTCCGGAGAAACATACAACTCCTGCCTGCTTAATTTATACCATGATGGAAGTGAGGGCATGGCCTATCACAGCGATGGTGAAACGGATCTGAAAAAACATGGTGCCATTGCTTCCTTAACTTTTGGAGCAGAGAGGAAGTTTTTATTTAAACATAAAAGTACAAAGGAGAAAGTAGAAATATTCCTTGAAACCGGAAGTTTATTAATCATGAAAGGAGCTACCCAGGATCATTGGCTTCACAGGCTTCCGCCCACAACAAAAGTAAAAACTCCAAGAGTGAATCTTACTTTCAGAACAATTGAAGAAGAATAG
- a CDS encoding CocE/NonD family hydrolase yields MKIHLSILLILFFILGKTQNTEQKDSFVKDNFTKKEFYIPMRDGIKLFTAVYIPKDISNKNKYPFLMQRTCYSIAPYGENEYKTKVGPNSFLMKDKYIFVYQDVRGRYMSEGTFTNMTPQVEHKTKKDVDESTDTYDTIEWLLKNVKDNNGKAGQFGTSYPGFYTAVGTLAQHPALVASSPQAPISDFWNDDFLHNGRFMLGYFRTFPVFGVQKTKPEQKAWYMDSFIKQTSEDGLKFYREMGTLKDAYEKYYKNNFFMTEIMNHTNYDEFWQKRGLLPHLKNINHAVMTVGGWFDAEDLSGPLNIYKTIEKTSPKAKNTIVMGPFSHGGWSQEQGKHFHSETYFGDSIATYYQKNIETKFFNHYLKGNTKEDAGLPEALMYDTGAKEWKEFTSYPPKNAQKVNFYLSDKTLKKTSGQGYSEYYSDPNNPVLSSDHLKDFNGFTPKNYMSEDQRFAVGRPDVLTFTTDVLTDDIAFAGEILAKLNISSSSTDADFAVKLIDVYPEDFKPAEKKDGVIYGNYHQMVRSEIMPARFRNSKEKGEALVPNQKTAVNFRLQDVVHTFKKGHKIQIQISSTWFPLFAINPQKFLDNPNFASKEDYTKAFIKIYDDSSIEAEILK; encoded by the coding sequence ATGAAGATTCATCTTTCAATTTTACTTATTCTCTTTTTCATTCTTGGAAAGACTCAGAACACTGAACAAAAAGATAGTTTTGTTAAAGACAATTTCACCAAGAAAGAATTTTATATTCCCATGCGTGACGGAATTAAGCTTTTCACTGCAGTGTATATTCCAAAGGACATTTCCAATAAAAACAAATATCCGTTCCTGATGCAGAGAACCTGCTACAGCATTGCTCCTTATGGTGAAAACGAATATAAGACGAAAGTTGGACCTAATTCCTTTTTGATGAAAGACAAGTACATTTTTGTATATCAGGATGTGCGTGGAAGATATATGAGTGAGGGAACTTTTACCAATATGACTCCGCAGGTGGAGCATAAGACAAAAAAGGACGTGGATGAAAGTACGGATACTTACGATACCATAGAATGGCTTTTGAAAAACGTTAAAGATAACAATGGCAAAGCAGGACAATTTGGAACTTCTTATCCCGGGTTTTATACTGCTGTAGGAACATTGGCACAACATCCGGCTTTGGTAGCCTCTTCTCCTCAGGCTCCAATTTCAGATTTCTGGAATGATGATTTTCTTCACAACGGAAGATTTATGTTGGGATATTTCAGAACATTTCCTGTTTTTGGAGTTCAGAAAACAAAGCCCGAGCAAAAAGCATGGTATATGGATTCTTTCATTAAACAAACTTCTGAGGACGGTCTGAAATTCTACAGAGAAATGGGTACCCTGAAAGATGCCTATGAGAAATATTATAAGAATAATTTCTTCATGACAGAAATTATGAATCATACCAACTATGATGAATTCTGGCAAAAAAGAGGTCTTCTTCCTCATCTTAAAAATATTAACCACGCAGTAATGACTGTTGGAGGATGGTTTGATGCAGAAGATCTATCCGGACCTTTAAATATTTACAAAACAATAGAAAAAACAAGCCCTAAAGCTAAAAACACTATTGTAATGGGACCTTTCTCGCATGGTGGATGGTCTCAGGAGCAAGGCAAGCATTTCCATAGTGAAACTTATTTCGGAGACAGCATTGCAACGTATTACCAGAAAAATATTGAAACAAAATTCTTTAATCACTACTTGAAAGGAAATACCAAGGAAGATGCTGGACTTCCTGAAGCTTTAATGTATGATACAGGAGCTAAGGAATGGAAAGAATTTACGTCTTATCCACCTAAAAATGCACAGAAAGTGAATTTTTATTTATCAGATAAAACTCTAAAAAAGACTTCGGGACAAGGCTATTCTGAGTATTATAGCGATCCTAACAATCCTGTATTAAGCTCTGATCATTTAAAAGATTTCAATGGCTTTACTCCAAAAAATTACATGTCGGAGGACCAAAGATTTGCTGTGGGAAGACCGGATGTACTGACGTTCACAACAGATGTACTGACAGATGATATTGCTTTTGCGGGAGAGATTTTGGCTAAACTTAATATTTCCTCATCATCTACCGATGCTGACTTTGCGGTAAAACTAATAGACGTTTATCCCGAAGATTTCAAACCTGCGGAAAAGAAAGACGGTGTGATCTATGGAAATTATCACCAAATGGTAAGAAGTGAAATCATGCCTGCAAGGTTCAGAAATTCTAAAGAAAAAGGAGAAGCTTTAGTTCCTAATCAAAAAACAGCAGTGAATTTCAGGCTTCAGGATGTTGTTCACACATTTAAAAAAGGGCATAAAATCCAAATCCAGATCAGCAGTACGTGGTTTCCGCTTTTTGCTATCAACCCACAGAAATTCTTGGATAATCCAAACTTTGCATCGAAAGAGGATTACACTAAGGCATTTATTAAAATATATGATGACAGTTCCATTGAGGCTGAAATTTTAAAATAA
- a CDS encoding BON domain-containing protein: MKKTIAMAALAVAVSFGAVSCKKKISDADLQTQATTVVTSNPNASVEVKEGVAHLSGTFADQQSKDAMIAQLKAITGVKDVMDMSKVEAAPVVAPVETKSAVDPAIQKKVQDAVKDFPTVKVEVVNNELTLTGNVSQEQAKKIKQSVDALKVGKVKYNYTVK; this comes from the coding sequence ATGAAAAAAACTATCGCAATGGCTGCATTAGCTGTAGCTGTATCTTTCGGGGCAGTTTCTTGTAAAAAGAAAATTTCTGATGCTGATCTTCAGACCCAAGCTACAACTGTAGTAACTTCTAATCCCAATGCTTCTGTTGAAGTAAAAGAAGGTGTGGCTCACTTAAGCGGAACTTTCGCTGATCAACAATCTAAGGATGCAATGATTGCACAATTAAAGGCAATCACTGGAGTAAAGGATGTAATGGATATGTCTAAAGTAGAGGCAGCTCCTGTTGTTGCACCTGTAGAAACTAAATCTGCAGTAGATCCTGCTATCCAGAAAAAAGTTCAGGATGCTGTTAAAGATTTCCCTACCGTAAAAGTAGAAGTAGTAAATAACGAGCTTACTCTTACAGGAAATGTTTCTCAGGAACAAGCTAAAAAAATTAAGCAGTCTGTAGACGCTTTAAAAGTAGGTAAAGTAAAATATAACTACACTGTAAAATAA
- a CDS encoding phytanoyl-CoA dioxygenase family protein: protein MSLKNLETYKSHILEYGFSIIDNVFSDDEVEKIIAVLNGIDTSWENFRKSEDLFAIRQFLKEIPEIKDLIFNDNIQRIITEIFGEKYFVVKSIYFDKPETSNWYVAYHQDLTISVDKKLELSNFGPWTTKQNQFAVQPPLNILENIYTIRIHLDNTDENNGALKVVPKSHSKGIYRPETIDWKIESEKICNVEKGGVMLMKPLILHGSNRTTNGKKRRVIHIEFSDMELPEVLQWAERIN, encoded by the coding sequence ATGAGTTTAAAAAACTTAGAAACTTATAAAAGCCATATTCTTGAATATGGCTTTTCCATTATAGATAATGTTTTTTCTGATGATGAAGTAGAAAAAATAATAGCTGTTTTGAATGGTATAGATACTTCATGGGAAAATTTCAGGAAATCTGAAGATCTTTTTGCAATAAGACAGTTTTTAAAGGAAATACCGGAAATAAAGGACCTCATCTTTAATGATAACATCCAACGAATCATTACAGAAATCTTTGGAGAAAAATATTTTGTTGTAAAAAGCATCTATTTTGATAAACCTGAAACATCCAATTGGTATGTAGCCTATCATCAGGATCTGACCATTTCTGTAGATAAAAAACTGGAACTCTCCAATTTTGGACCCTGGACAACAAAGCAAAATCAGTTTGCTGTTCAGCCTCCATTGAATATTTTAGAGAATATTTATACCATCAGGATCCATTTAGATAATACAGATGAAAATAACGGAGCTTTAAAAGTCGTTCCAAAATCCCATTCCAAGGGAATATACAGACCGGAAACCATAGATTGGAAAATAGAATCAGAAAAGATCTGCAATGTGGAAAAAGGTGGAGTTATGCTGATGAAGCCTCTCATTTTGCATGGCTCAAACAGAACCACCAACGGAAAGAAAAGAAGAGTAATCCATATTGAATTTTCAGATATGGAACTTCCGGAAGTTCTTCAATGGGCTGAACGAATAAATTAA
- a CDS encoding dicarboxylate/amino acid:cation symporter, with amino-acid sequence MKGQNKLFIAIIIALILGVGIGGIVHVQYPESAEPFSKNIKLLGTVFIRLVQMIIAPLVFTTLVVGIAKMSDIKMIGRVGTKAMLWFISASLISLFIGLILVNWLEPGHVTKLPIQDVASADELLKSSKSFSLEDFVKHMIPKSLFEAFATNEVLQIVVFAIMFGVALANLGEEYSKPVVKLFDIMAHGILKMVGYIMWFAPLGVLGAIAAVVATNGFEIFKVYAIYLRDFFFALGVLWLVLLLVGYFILGNRLFDLLKRIKEPLLIAFSTTSSEAVFPKLVEELEKFGCNSRVVSFILPLGYSFNLDGSMMYMTFASIFIAQIYGIEMTIGQQITMLLVLMLTSKGIAGVPRASLVIIVATCSMFGIPPEGIALILPIDHFCDMGRSMTNVLGNTLATSAVSKWEGQLTEPLDKI; translated from the coding sequence ATGAAAGGACAGAATAAACTTTTTATAGCAATTATCATTGCGCTTATCCTGGGAGTAGGGATTGGAGGAATTGTACACGTGCAGTATCCTGAAAGTGCAGAACCTTTTTCCAAGAATATAAAACTACTTGGAACTGTTTTCATCAGATTGGTACAGATGATTATTGCGCCTTTGGTTTTTACTACTTTGGTAGTGGGGATTGCTAAAATGAGCGACATTAAAATGATTGGAAGAGTAGGAACAAAGGCAATGCTTTGGTTCATTTCTGCTTCTTTGATTTCCCTTTTCATAGGATTGATACTTGTGAACTGGCTGGAGCCGGGGCACGTTACCAAATTACCTATTCAGGATGTTGCTTCTGCTGATGAACTTCTTAAAAGCAGCAAGAGCTTTTCTCTGGAAGACTTTGTAAAGCACATGATTCCTAAAAGTTTATTTGAAGCCTTTGCTACAAATGAAGTATTACAGATTGTAGTATTTGCTATTATGTTTGGAGTGGCTTTGGCTAATTTGGGTGAAGAATATTCTAAGCCTGTTGTTAAGCTTTTCGATATTATGGCTCATGGGATCCTTAAAATGGTAGGATATATCATGTGGTTTGCTCCGCTTGGGGTATTGGGAGCTATTGCAGCTGTAGTGGCTACCAATGGTTTTGAAATATTTAAAGTATATGCTATCTATCTAAGAGACTTCTTCTTTGCGCTGGGCGTACTTTGGCTAGTGCTTTTATTGGTAGGATACTTTATCTTAGGAAACCGTTTATTTGACTTATTAAAAAGAATTAAAGAACCATTATTGATTGCTTTCTCTACAACCAGTTCAGAAGCTGTATTCCCGAAATTGGTGGAAGAGCTTGAAAAATTCGGGTGTAACAGCAGAGTAGTGTCTTTTATTTTACCTTTAGGATACTCTTTCAATCTGGATGGCAGTATGATGTATATGACGTTTGCTTCTATCTTCATTGCACAGATCTACGGTATTGAAATGACTATCGGACAGCAGATCACTATGCTTTTGGTATTGATGCTTACCTCTAAGGGAATTGCGGGAGTTCCAAGAGCTTCACTGGTAATTATTGTAGCAACTTGTTCCATGTTCGGAATTCCACCGGAAGGAATTGCTTTAATCCTGCCAATTGACCATTTCTGTGATATGGGAAGAAGTATGACTAACGTGTTAGGAAATACATTGGCTACTTCTGCAGTATCGAAGTGGGAGGGACAATTAACGGAACCATTAGACAAAATTTAA